GTCGGCGGGGATTGCGGGGGACAGGTAGCGCCAGCGGCGGGGCACTGCGGGACATGCACGTTGACGTACTGCCCGGGGTGATAGTCCAGGGGGCGGTCCAGGCGCAGCCGGACCACCGCGAGATCGCGCGACACCCGGGTGTGCTCGACGACGGTGCCGTCCCACCAGGCGGGCGAGTCGTCGGAATCCGCCGCCCCGCTCATCACCCCGACGAACAGGTTCAGCGACTGCTCGGCCGCCGCGGCAACGGCATCGGTCCAGGCGCCGGCCAGGTGAGCGCGCAGTGTTGCGTACAGTGCCCGGCGCAGCGTCTGGTAGTGCGCCGGCCGCACCCCGTATTTGCGGTGGTCGCGACCCAGCTGCGCCAGGAAGGCCACCGGCTGCTCGGCGCGCTGATCGACCAGCTCGCCGTAGAGCCAATGCATCGCGTGCGCGAAAGCGGCTCGCTGGCTGTGCATTTCGGGTGGGAACAGGTCGCGCACCGAGGTGTCGATGGCGAACCAGTGGGTGTAGAAGCGGTGCACCAGTTCTTGGTCCTCGGGGCCGAAGGCGTCGCGCAGCACCTGCAACGCATGCCGATCCTCGAGGCTCACGGACGCCGATTCTAGGCCGGGCCGCTGGGCCGCGGGCGCGCGCCGACAGCGGAGAGCCAGGTCGGGGGCAGGCCCCGGCGAACCGGCGGAAGTTGAGCGGAATAGACTCAACCTTGACGCGGTTCTACAACGCGACAAGATTTTATTAGCTACTAGAACGGAGGTGTCGTGGACTCTTTCAACCCGACAACCAAGACCCAGGCGGCTCTGACGTCGGCGCTGCAGGCGGCATCAGCCGCGGGCAACCCCGAGATCCGGCCCGCTCATCTGCTGATGGCGCTGCTGACGCAAAACGACGGCATCGCCGTGCCGCTGCTGGAAGCTGTCGGGGTCGAGCCCGCCACTATCCGCACCGAGAACCAGCGCCTGCTGGAGCGGTTGCCCCAGATCAGCGGCTCCAGCTCGCAGCCTCAGCTGTCCCGGGAGTCGCTGGCGGCGATCACCACCGCACAGCAGCTGGCCACCGAGATGGACGACGAGTTCGTCTCCACCGAGCACCTGATGGTCGGGCTGGCCACCGGTGACTCCGAGGTCGCCAAGCTGCTCACCGGCCACGGCGCCTCCCCGCAGGCGCTGCGGGATGCGTTCGTCAAGGTGCGCGGCAGCGCCCGCGTCACCAGCGCCGACCCCGAGGCCACCTACCAGGCGCTGGAAAAGTACTCCACCGACCTGACGGCCCGCGCCCGGGAGGGCAAGCTCGACCCGGTCATCGGGCGCGACAACGAGATTCGGCGGGTGGTGCAGGTGCTGTCCCGGCGCACCAAGAACAACCCGGTGCTCATCGGCGAACCCGGCGTCGGCAAGACCGCGATCGTGGAAGGCCTGGCCCAGCGGATCGTGGCCGGCGACGTGCCGGACAGCCTGCGCGACAAGACCGTCGTCTCCCTCGACATGGGCTCGATGGTCGCCGGCGCCAAGTACCGCGGTGAGTTCGAGGAACGGCTCAAGGCCGTGCTCGACGACATCAAGAACTCGGCCGGGCAGATCATCACGTTCATCGACGAACTGCACACCATCGTCGGCGCCGGCGCGACCGGCGAGGGCGCGATGGACGCCGGCAACATGATCAAGCCGATGCTGGCCCGCGGCGAACTGCGACTCGTCGGCGCCACCACACTCGACGAGTACCGCAAGTACATCGAGAAGGACGCCGCGCTGGAGCGCCGCTTCCAGCAGGTGTTCGTCGGGGAGCCGTCGGTGGAGGACACCGTCGGCATCCTGCGCGGCCTCAAGGACCGCTACGAGGTGCATCACGGCGTGCGCATCACCGACTCCGCGCTGGTCGCGGCGGCCACCCTGTCCGACCGCTACATCACCGCGCGGTTCCTGCCGGACAAGGCGATCGA
The nucleotide sequence above comes from Mycobacterium kiyosense. Encoded proteins:
- a CDS encoding hypothetical protein (frameshifted, deletion at around 700164); this translates as MSLEDRHALQVLRDAFGPEDQELVHRFYTHWFAIDTSVRDLFPPEMHSQRAAFAHAMHWLYGELVDQRAEQPVAFLAQLGRDHRKYGVRPAHYQTLRRALYATLRAHLAGAWTDAVAAAAEQSLNLFVGVMSGAADSDDSPAWWDGTVVEHTRVSRDLAVVRLRLDRPLDYHPGQYVNVHVPQCPAAGATCPPQSPPTRAASSSTCGWCRADWSATPSSPKRGPATGGGCRVHTAASTSTATATTC